The following are encoded together in the Candidatus Nomurabacteria bacterium genome:
- a CDS encoding ABC transporter ATP-binding protein produces the protein MSKNRKNILRSLTNTIGYVYKNDLKKALIRDFAFVLITALDMTGIAVGGKFIDSTADILLRKIPVNSLYDYFVTDSFRWLAIILAIYIVTKALKNFRQATYERMLRKVDHTARVEMIRKISSENLQEVEQNRFQELTTFVPGYSIGSIFSTYEAFTEVIRQSIRLVSSIIILGSTMGSSVFFLLIIAIPEPLIQFIGERRLRTYRKDKVEHVKYTDYLMNTSMTIPNFPELRVNGIFKTLLKNYRQHDQEFIEGVTKRYDMYYSDQVVMSATGQIFMYIYTIFVLFESIRKKLSIGDFKALFDYTNEVYEASYNLLRQLLVMFDQVSYTTEFFDLIEYKGFGDMDPTGRLLTKGTPLIELQNLDFQYPDEPEVKVLRDVNVTIKPGQKVAFVGGDGSGKSSLVKTLCGLYEIVAGDYVLDGLSVRELKRGELKGKISVAFQNFVRYSFSLQENITISSDRVNLDKRLYQQVKNITGVTEFMKKEKLTDKSILGKEFTGGKDISPGYWQRLAIARMLYRNKGIFIMDEPFTYIDGPSQEKMIKEILKFIGNKKTLIYITQNTDHLDMFDTVYYIHDGRIVESGSYNQLMKKKGKFYKEARANQ, from the coding sequence ATGAGCAAAAACAGGAAGAATATACTTCGTTCTTTAACCAACACCATAGGGTATGTGTATAAGAATGATTTGAAAAAGGCCTTGATCCGTGATTTTGCGTTTGTTTTGATCACGGCGTTGGATATGACAGGAATTGCTGTAGGTGGTAAGTTCATCGACTCTACAGCTGATATTCTGCTTCGAAAGATCCCTGTCAATTCTCTATATGACTATTTTGTGACAGATTCTTTTAGATGGCTTGCAATTATACTCGCAATATACATCGTCACAAAAGCCTTGAAGAATTTCCGACAAGCGACTTATGAACGGATGTTGCGCAAAGTAGATCATACAGCAAGGGTTGAGATGATAAGAAAGATCTCCTCTGAGAACCTCCAAGAAGTAGAGCAGAACAGGTTTCAAGAACTCACCACCTTTGTTCCGGGTTATTCTATCGGGTCGATATTTTCAACCTATGAGGCCTTTACCGAAGTCATCAGACAGAGTATCAGACTTGTATCTTCGATCATCATACTTGGTTCAACAATGGGTTCTTCAGTATTTTTTTTGTTGATCATTGCTATCCCCGAACCACTTATCCAATTCATAGGCGAGAGACGCCTTCGAACTTATCGCAAAGACAAGGTCGAACATGTGAAGTATACCGACTATCTCATGAACACAAGTATGACTATACCGAACTTTCCCGAATTGAGAGTGAACGGTATCTTTAAGACATTGTTAAAGAATTATCGACAGCATGATCAAGAATTCATTGAAGGTGTGACAAAGCGATATGACATGTACTACAGCGATCAGGTAGTGATGTCTGCAACCGGACAGATCTTTATGTATATTTACACAATCTTTGTACTGTTTGAGTCCATTCGTAAGAAGCTTTCTATCGGTGATTTCAAAGCTTTATTTGATTATACCAATGAGGTGTACGAAGCATCGTACAACTTGTTAAGACAGCTCTTGGTGATGTTCGACCAGGTTTCTTACACAACAGAATTCTTTGACCTGATCGAATATAAAGGTTTTGGAGATATGGATCCAACTGGCCGATTGTTAACAAAGGGAACACCACTCATTGAATTGCAAAACTTGGATTTTCAATATCCTGATGAACCTGAGGTTAAAGTATTAAGAGATGTGAATGTGACGATCAAACCCGGTCAGAAAGTTGCGTTTGTAGGAGGGGATGGCTCAGGTAAGAGCAGTTTAGTAAAAACCCTTTGTGGATTGTATGAGATCGTTGCCGGGGATTATGTTTTGGATGGTTTGTCTGTTCGTGAACTAAAAAGAGGGGAGTTAAAAGGGAAGATATCAGTCGCATTCCAAAATTTTGTCAGATACAGCTTCTCACTCCAGGAGAACATCACAATATCAAGCGACAGGGTAAATCTTGATAAGAGATTATATCAACAGGTAAAGAATATAACAGGAGTGACAGAGTTCATGAAAAAAGAAAAGCTAACAGATAAATCGATCTTGGGTAAGGAATTTACCGGTGGAAAAGATATCTCTCCTGGGTATTGGCAGAGATTAGCCATCGCGCGAATGTTATACAGAAATAAGGGTATATTCATCATGGATGAACCATTTACATATATTGACGGACCATCTCAGGAAAAGATGATCAAAGAGATCCTTAAATTCATCGGGAATAAAAAGACACTTATCTACATTACCCAAAATACTGACCATCTGGATATGTTCGATACTGTCTACTACATACATGATGGTAGGATCGTAGAAAGTGGTAGCTACAATCAGTTGATGAAAAAGAAAGGTAAATTTTATAAAGAAGCAAGAGCAAATCAATGA
- a CDS encoding Hsp20/alpha crystallin family protein — MNRRLTVWNPWRMVPRDAFDWDDWGFAEYDDVQMDLYEEKDDIIVKLKAPGFGKDDINIQIESNTITVTGNVKEERKEDDSSRKYYKKEIRSMSFSRSAELPTMVKADLANAKFQNGILTITLPKSEEVKPKTIDIDVVE; from the coding sequence ATGAATAGAAGATTAACAGTATGGAATCCATGGAGAATGGTTCCCAGGGATGCTTTCGACTGGGATGATTGGGGTTTTGCAGAGTACGATGATGTGCAGATGGATCTCTACGAGGAAAAAGATGACATCATTGTGAAATTGAAAGCACCAGGTTTCGGTAAGGATGATATCAATATCCAGATCGAATCAAACACAATTACTGTAACCGGTAATGTGAAAGAGGAGCGAAAGGAAGACGATTCTTCGAGGAAGTATTACAAAAAGGAGATACGTTCGATGTCCTTCTCGAGATCAGCAGAGCTTCCTACTATGGTGAAGGCTGATTTGGCAAATGCGAAGTTCCAAAATGGTATCCTTACAATTACCCTTCCAAAAAGTGAGGAAGTGAAGCCAAAAACAATCGATATCGATGTAGTTGAATAG